Proteins from one Plodia interpunctella isolate USDA-ARS_2022_Savannah chromosome 7, ilPloInte3.2, whole genome shotgun sequence genomic window:
- the LOC128671096 gene encoding uncharacterized protein LOC128671096 encodes MGDHKSSDKTVKNAEIKLQKILNKIENLRLSDSYVSSLHRPRKGRVFNFTGNFGWNWMTKSIIFVVISVFSAWWINKEVFADNCDAAGNRLGPTRTQQALFRPPEDCTMCVGVDNVVRIANVSPALFELEYAYGTVPVIVTDAMKDWRAIQEFNFTFFADFYTHLKSSEKFGSCFYYPYKSGLNSLHEVFNMDEKRANLSGEPWYVGWSTCTFEEAERLRAYYNRPYFLPKTSESLPVDWIFMGGPGQGAHMHVDTVRYISWQAQVRGRKQWQLAPPPECLYRCRWFSFTVEPGETLVLDTNRWYHKTSVLPGDISITIGAEYD; translated from the exons ATGGGTGACCACAAATCCAGCGACAAAACGGTCAAAAACGCCGAAATAAAACTGCAgaaaattctgaataaaattgaaaatttacgTCTCAGTGATTCTTATGTTTCGAGTCTTCATCGTCCGAGAAAAGGAagggtttttaattttacgggGAATTTCGGGTGGAATTGGATGACGAAGAGTATTATTTTCGTCGTTATTTCAGTGTTTAGTGCCTGGTGGATTAATAAAGAAGTGTTCGCAGAT aattgcGATGCTGCCGGCAACCGTTTAGGGCCGACCAGGACCCAGCAAGCCTTGTTTCGCCCCCCTGAAGACTGCACCATGTGTGTTGGCGTGGATAATGTAGTACGCATCGCTAACGTGTCCCCGGCTCTGTTTGAGTTGGAATACGCGTACGGGACGGTCCCAGTTATTGTCACTGATGCTATGAAGGACTGGAGAGCCATTCAG GAATTCAACTTCACATTCTTCGCAGATTTCTACACGCACCTTAAATCGAGCGAAAAATTCGGCTCCTGTTTCTATTATCCATACAAGTCTGGACTAAACTCCTTACACGAAGTATTTAATATGGACGAGAAGCGCGCCAATTTGTCCGGAGAACCCTGGTATGTTGGGTGGAGCACGTGCACCTTCGAAGAAGCGGAGAGGTTACGTGCCTATTACAATCGACCGTATTTTCTGCCGAAGACTTCAGAGAGCTTGCCAGTTGATTGGATTTTCATGGGAGGTCCAGGACAGGGCGCTCATATGCAT GTGGACACAGTGCGGTACATATCGTGGCAGGCGCAGGTGCGCGGGCGCAAGCAGTGGCAACTGGCGCCTCCGCCGGAGTGTCTCTACCGTTGTCGATGGTTCTCCTTCACCGTCGAGCCAGGGGAGACAT TGGTACTTGACACAAACCGATGGTATCACAAGACCAGCGTGCTGCCAGGCGACATCAGTATCACCATCGGCGCCGAATACGATTGA
- the Ppox gene encoding protoporphyrinogen oxidase, which translates to MAAILGGGLGGLSTAYYLLRTNVAKSNNLKLFLLEATNCCGGWIKSIKTKDYIFEQGPRTIRPKGITGVNTLNMIEDLGLSEHVAPITAEHPAAKNRMIYVNQNLYHLPSSFKGIFQKNLPFSKPLVYALFYDISQPHKPLQDDSIYNFAERRFGKEIADYAIAPMICGICAGDAKEISVKFLMKTLFEWEQTHGGVVKGMMKSMFSPKSGDDIEFSNLAKRAQEEKWNVYTIKGGLETFPATLHDHLKQNNVDINLNTKIKELQFVDHNTVLLKNCSNELFTASHVYSTIPSHALAKLVEKQHPELAQELCDIPFVTVGIVNLYFSTDTPLVSPAFGFLVPPIENSPILGVVFDSFCIPDQKGTVLTVMLGGKWFKEKFGEDVTEQKLYDVAIHEIGTILNITQKPTVHHVNILPKCIPQYVIGHYERVEKIRDYIHNNNLPMSLVGSSYDGVGINDVIYSAKKQVEEDCT; encoded by the coding sequence atggcTGCTATTCTAGGAGGTGGACTGGGTGGTCTTTCGACAGCATACTATCTCCTTCGAACCAATGTTGCGAAAAGTAACAATctgaagttatttttgttgGAAGCCACAAATTGCTGCGGTGGCTGGATCAAGTccattaaaacaaaagattaCATCTTTGAGCAAGGTCCTCGGACAATTAGGCCTAAAGGAATTACCGGAGTTAACACCTTGAACATGATAGAAGATTTAGGTCTTAGTGAGCACGTCGCACCGATAACCGCAGAGCACCCGGCCGCCAAAAACCGCATGATCTACGTTAATCAGAATCTTTATCATCTGCCTTCTAGTTTCAAAGgaatttttcagaaaaatctgccTTTTTCCAAGCCATTGGTCTACGCACTGTTCTATGATATCTCTCAGCCGCACAAACCACTGCAGGACGActccatttataattttgctgAGAGGAGATTTGGGAAAGAAATAGCGGACTATGCTATCGCTCCAATGATTTGTGGCATTTGTGCAGGCGATGCTAAGGAAATATCAGTAAAATTCCTTATGAAAACTTTGTTTGAATGGGAACAAACTCACGGAGGTGTAGTAAAAGGTATGATGAAATCTATGTTTAGTCCCAAGTCGGGAGATGATATAGAGTTTAGCAACTTGGCCAAAAGGGCACAGGAAGAAAAGTGGAATGTGTACACAATAAAAGGTGGACTGGAAACATTCCCAGCCACATTACATGACcatttgaaacaaaacaatgttgatataaacttaaatactaaaataaaagagtTGCAGTTTGTAGACCACAATACAGTATTACTGAAGAATTGTTCCAATGAGCTGTTCACAGCCAGTCATGTATATTCGACTATACCTTCTCATGCTCTCGCTAAATTAGTGGAGAAACAGCATCCAGAATTAGCTCAAGAACTTTGTGACATCCCTTTTGTTACAGTTGGAATAgtcaatttgtatttttcaacAGACACACCACTAGTGTCGCCAGCTTTTGGTTTCCTCGTGCCTCCGATAGAGAACTCGCCTATACTCGGAGTAGTATTTGACTCCTTCTGTATACCGGATCAAAAAGGCACGGTTCTGACTGTGATGTTAGGTGGGAAATGGTTTAAAGAGAAGTTTGGAGAAGATGTTACTGAGCAAAAATTGTATGATGTTGCTATACATGAAATAGGAACTATCCTCAACATCACACAAAAGCCTACAGTGCACCATGTCAATATTTTACCCAAATGCATTCCGCAATATGTTATCGGTCACTACGAGAGAGTAGAAAAGATAAGAGATTATATTCACAACAATAATTTGCCAATGTCTTTAGTTGGCAGTAGTTATGATGGTGTCGGGATAAATGATGTTATTTATTCAGCTAAGAAACAAGTTGAAGAAGACTGCACATAG